One window from the genome of Brachionichthys hirsutus isolate HB-005 chromosome 19, CSIRO-AGI_Bhir_v1, whole genome shotgun sequence encodes:
- the nrarpa gene encoding notch-regulated ankyrin repeat-containing protein A — translation MSQADVSTCSAPQRVFQEAVKKGNTKELHSLLQNMTNCEFNVNSFGPEGQTALHQSIIDGNLELVKLLVKFGADIRLANREGWNALHIAAFGGHQDIVLYLITKAKYSSGAR, via the coding sequence ATGAGCCAGGCGGATGTGTCGACTTGCTCCGCGCCGCAGAGGGTTTTCCAGGAGGCGGTGAAGAAGGGAAACACCAAGGAGCTGCACTCCTTGCTGCAGAACATGACAAACTGCGAGTTCAATGTCAACTCGTTCGGGCCAGAAGGACAAACGGCCCTGCACCAGTCCATCATCGACGGAAACCTGGAGCTGGTAAAGCTGCTGGTGAAGTTTGGTGCAGATATTCGGCTGGCCAACAGGGAAGGGTGGAACGCTTTACACATTGCCGCGTTCGGGGGCCACCAAGACATTGTGCTATACCTCATCACCAAGGCCAAGTACTCCTCTGGGGCCCGGTGA